The proteins below come from a single Octopus sinensis unplaced genomic scaffold, ASM634580v1 Contig09375, whole genome shotgun sequence genomic window:
- the LOC115228083 gene encoding jerky protein homolog-like, with translation MPKCTRLSFECTRLSFLPPNTSTILHPMDQGIIRSFKNKFNKFKFNEILQKIECGYGIHESYKNLTLKDGVLFTYFGWNEVTEETIKNCFRHAKWIPCEEQIQSSNYTIEKYEETIKQLNILDPMEQSDFLDYTYTEIDEVEESLENDDDVNEKQTRGISEEKTPANEINHEDAFKMLHNIKKYYTQDDTFNINAIQMINQLIEDTMFTKKTTLKDYFSLNS, from the coding sequence ATGCCGAAGTGTACTCGGTTATCTTTTGAGTGTACTCGGTTATCTTTTCTTCCTCCGAACACCTCAACAATTTTGCACCCGATGGATCAAGGAATAATTCGttcctttaaaaataaatttaataagttcaaatttaatgaaattcttcAGAAAATTGAATGCGGATATGGCATTCATGAATCATACAAAAATTTAACACTTAAAGATGGAGTTTTATTTACCTATTTTGGTTGGAATGAAGTCACAGAAGAAACTATCAAAAATTGTTTCAGGCATGCTAAGTGGATTCCATGTGAAGAGCAAATTCAATCTTCTAACTATACGATTGAGAAATATGAGGAGACAATAAAGCAATTGAATATTTTGGATCCAATGGAACAATCAGATTTTCTTGATTACACGTACACTGAAATAGACGAAGTGGAAGAATCCCTCGAAAACGATGATGACGTAAATGAGAAACAAACACGTGGTATTTCTGAAGAGAAAACACCTGCGAATGAAATAAATCATGAAGATGCGTTTAAAATGTTGCATAATATAAAAAAGTACTATACTCAAGACGATACTTTTAATATTAACGCAATTCAAATGATCAATCAATTAATCGAAGATACGATGTTTACTAAAAAAACAACATTGAAGGATTATTTTAGTCTAAATTCGTAA